A region of Dermabacter vaginalis DNA encodes the following proteins:
- a CDS encoding AI-2E family transporter gives MQPPRRVNLPTEKPTGRKGQNLALPLEVEELPMGLRRAAAWSWRFIVVIGALWLIFNGFGMVSTLFISVLVAILLASMLQPFVKLLTTHTFLPRMASAAIALVGLIVVVVGMFVLAGRQLVDSWDGIATAAVSGFTQLWNDITGYFKIDLDSLGNLGQLQKEALDQLQKNSSSIISGASSAVSTVGNLGTGVLVCLFALFFFLADGGNIWRWFLGFVPSHSRHVTHEAFRRGWKALSSYCRTQILVAAVDATGIALGMVGIDIVSGIMGRSAVALSPYAVPIWLIVFLFSFIPLVGAIVSGAIAMLLVFVLQGWIPALIMLGIVILVQQLESNILQPILMGKAVELHPLAIFLGVSAGAVVAGIPGALFSIPLLAFLNALYCYLDGRDPDPSLGIDEKNIAYFETREREQKKTLAERARLIPQK, from the coding sequence ATGCAACCGCCTAGGCGCGTTAATCTTCCCACCGAAAAACCCACAGGCCGCAAGGGGCAGAATCTCGCCCTTCCCCTCGAAGTGGAGGAGCTGCCCATGGGGCTGCGCCGCGCGGCCGCGTGGAGCTGGCGCTTCATTGTCGTCATTGGCGCTTTGTGGCTCATCTTTAATGGCTTCGGTATGGTCTCGACCCTTTTCATCAGTGTGCTCGTGGCGATCCTGCTCGCCTCGATGCTCCAGCCATTCGTCAAGCTTCTCACGACCCACACTTTCCTTCCGCGCATGGCGTCGGCCGCGATCGCTCTCGTGGGCCTCATCGTGGTGGTCGTGGGAATGTTCGTGCTCGCCGGCCGCCAGCTCGTAGATTCGTGGGACGGAATTGCCACGGCAGCAGTATCGGGTTTCACGCAGCTGTGGAATGACATTACGGGGTACTTCAAGATCGACCTTGATTCACTTGGGAACCTCGGTCAGCTCCAAAAGGAGGCTCTCGATCAGCTCCAGAAGAACTCCTCGAGCATCATCTCCGGTGCCTCGAGCGCCGTAAGTACGGTGGGCAATCTTGGCACGGGCGTGCTCGTGTGCCTTTTCGCGTTGTTCTTCTTCCTCGCCGACGGTGGAAATATCTGGCGCTGGTTCCTGGGCTTTGTGCCCTCTCACTCACGCCACGTGACGCACGAGGCTTTTCGCCGTGGATGGAAGGCTCTTTCCTCATACTGCCGCACGCAAATTCTCGTTGCGGCAGTCGACGCGACGGGTATTGCCCTCGGTATGGTCGGCATCGATATCGTGAGCGGCATCATGGGGCGCTCAGCGGTCGCGCTTTCTCCCTACGCCGTTCCGATCTGGCTCATCGTGTTCCTCTTTAGCTTTATTCCGCTCGTTGGCGCGATCGTGTCGGGTGCAATCGCCATGCTCCTCGTGTTCGTGCTCCAGGGGTGGATCCCCGCGCTCATCATGCTTGGCATCGTGATTCTCGTGCAGCAGCTTGAATCGAACATTCTGCAGCCGATCCTCATGGGGAAGGCCGTGGAGCTCCACCCGCTCGCGATCTTCCTCGGTGTTTCTGCAGGCGCCGTTGTTGCGGGAATCCCGGGCGCGCTTTTCTCGATTCCGCTTCTCGCGTTCCTCAATGCTCTGTATTGCTACCTTGACGGCCGCGACCCCGATCCCTCGCTCGGTATCGATGAGAAAAACATCGCCTACTTCGAGACCCGTGAACGGGAGCAAAAGAAGACTCTCGCGGAACGCGCGCGACTCATCCCTCAGAAGTAA
- the greA gene encoding transcription elongation factor GreA: MSEPNQGTWLTQDAYDRLVKELEHLEGPGRTEVVERIAAARDEGDLKENGGYHAAREEQGKLEARIAELKALLKTAIVGETPADDGIVEPGMLVTITMAGKERTFVLGNREIAEGKDVEVYSPESPLGAAIVGAKAGDTVDYTAPNGKSIPIEIKAAKPYTV, encoded by the coding sequence ATGAGCGAACCCAACCAGGGCACCTGGCTCACTCAGGACGCCTACGACCGCCTCGTCAAGGAACTCGAGCATCTCGAGGGTCCCGGACGCACCGAGGTTGTAGAGCGCATCGCGGCCGCCCGCGACGAGGGCGACCTCAAAGAAAACGGCGGCTACCACGCCGCACGCGAAGAACAGGGCAAACTCGAAGCTCGCATCGCCGAGCTCAAGGCCCTCCTCAAGACCGCTATTGTTGGCGAGACCCCCGCGGACGACGGGATTGTCGAGCCCGGCATGCTGGTCACCATTACGATGGCCGGCAAGGAGCGCACATTCGTGCTTGGCAACCGCGAAATTGCCGAAGGCAAAGACGTCGAGGTGTACTCGCCCGAGTCTCCGCTCGGCGCTGCCATCGTTGGTGCTAAGGCCGGGGACACGGTTGACTACACGGCCCCCAACGGCAAGTCGATTCCGATTGAAATTAAGGCCGCAAAGCCGTACACGGTGTGA
- a CDS encoding DUF4307 domain-containing protein yields MTSRERTLQERYGVRNSPEKRRWALVGTVVIAVGFVATVIWVAFAFISSQAIKTNTLSYRHINDSRVSVTFSVNATPGTALDCSLEALNSVRAQVGYTVVHIPPQTNRLSTHTAEITTQGSAVSGVVRKCEAAQQ; encoded by the coding sequence ATGACTTCCCGCGAGCGCACACTTCAAGAACGCTACGGCGTGAGAAATTCCCCGGAAAAACGCCGCTGGGCGCTCGTGGGGACCGTGGTCATCGCCGTGGGCTTCGTCGCAACCGTGATCTGGGTAGCCTTCGCTTTCATTTCCTCGCAAGCGATCAAAACGAACACGCTCTCCTACCGCCACATCAACGACTCTCGCGTCTCGGTGACGTTCTCCGTTAACGCCACTCCCGGCACGGCGCTCGACTGCTCACTCGAAGCCCTCAATTCTGTACGCGCGCAAGTGGGCTACACGGTCGTGCACATCCCACCCCAAACGAACCGCCTGTCAACGCACACCGCCGAGATCACGACGCAGGGAAGCGCCGTGAGCGGGGTCGTGAGGAAATGTGAGGCAGCGCAGCAATAG
- the mca gene encoding mycothiol conjugate amidase Mca, producing the protein MAVHAHPDDESSKGAGTMARYVDEGAEVTVVTCTGGERGDILNPRLKDDPEANADLSAVRHREMDRAREILGINQVWLGYIDSGLPEGDPLPALPQGCFALIDPEEAARPLVKLVRELRPHVMLTYDENGGYPHPDHIHTHKISMLAYELAADPNYMPELGEPWAVAKIYYQLLFPPAQMIAYAKYMREHALENPFEAQMEYFEGLDQRPITTRINVSRYLEVRDAALLAHATQVDPDGFFFAVSNEIKREAWPTEDFQLRHSRIGVTLPESDLFEGIRQ; encoded by the coding sequence ATGGCCGTTCATGCGCACCCTGACGATGAGTCCTCTAAGGGCGCTGGAACCATGGCCCGCTATGTCGACGAGGGCGCCGAGGTCACCGTTGTGACGTGTACGGGCGGCGAGCGTGGTGACATTCTCAACCCGCGCCTCAAGGACGATCCTGAAGCCAATGCCGATTTGAGCGCCGTGCGCCACCGCGAAATGGACCGCGCGCGAGAAATCTTGGGAATTAACCAGGTGTGGCTCGGCTACATCGATTCGGGCCTCCCCGAAGGCGACCCGCTGCCCGCGCTTCCGCAGGGGTGCTTTGCTCTCATTGATCCCGAGGAGGCAGCGCGTCCTCTCGTGAAGCTCGTGCGGGAGCTGCGGCCTCACGTCATGCTGACCTACGACGAAAACGGGGGCTACCCCCACCCCGACCACATCCACACGCACAAGATCAGCATGCTCGCCTACGAACTAGCGGCGGACCCGAACTACATGCCCGAGCTCGGCGAGCCGTGGGCCGTGGCGAAGATTTACTATCAGCTGCTGTTCCCGCCGGCCCAGATGATCGCGTACGCCAAATACATGCGCGAGCATGCTCTCGAGAACCCCTTTGAGGCGCAAATGGAGTACTTTGAAGGCCTCGATCAGCGCCCCATCACTACGCGGATCAACGTTTCGCGGTATCTTGAAGTTCGTGATGCTGCGCTTCTCGCGCACGCGACGCAGGTCGATCCGGATGGGTTCTTCTTCGCCGTCTCGAATGAGATCAAACGCGAGGCGTGGCCCACCGAGGACTTCCAGCTGCGACACTCGCGCATCGGCGTGACGCTTCCGGAATCCGACCTCTTCGAAGGGATTCGCCAATGA
- the trhA gene encoding PAQR family membrane homeostasis protein TrhA — MSTDQRDAQRSEASVGTSKTPTAGEAVPSAGTGTSVPELLGAYGIHLPTLPNKPKLRGMIHLVAFPAALIAGMLLIATGSTLAVRLATVVFIVTAGMLFGVSATYHRGTWSVQGTLALRRFDHANIFLIIAGTYTPLAVALLNQQDATVLLAVCWVGALIGVAFRIFWTSAPRWLYVPAYVALGWVAIFYMPQLYAGGGAAVIALIIAGGVAYTLGAVVYGTKKPNPSPAWFGFHEIFHSFTVVGFVCHLVAVWLSVV, encoded by the coding sequence ATGAGCACTGACCAGCGAGATGCGCAGCGAAGCGAGGCAAGCGTCGGAACTTCCAAGACCCCGACCGCCGGTGAAGCTGTTCCCAGCGCCGGCACCGGAACAAGCGTTCCCGAGCTCCTCGGCGCGTACGGCATTCACCTGCCCACTTTGCCGAATAAGCCGAAGCTGCGCGGCATGATCCACCTGGTGGCCTTTCCCGCCGCGCTCATCGCGGGCATGCTCCTCATCGCGACTGGCTCCACCCTCGCCGTGCGGCTCGCAACCGTCGTGTTTATCGTGACCGCTGGCATGCTCTTCGGCGTCTCCGCGACCTACCACCGCGGGACCTGGTCGGTTCAGGGGACGCTGGCGCTCCGGCGCTTCGACCACGCAAACATCTTCCTCATCATCGCCGGTACCTACACCCCGCTCGCCGTCGCGCTCCTCAATCAGCAGGATGCGACCGTGCTCCTCGCGGTGTGCTGGGTCGGCGCCCTCATCGGCGTGGCCTTCAGAATCTTCTGGACGAGCGCCCCGCGCTGGCTCTACGTCCCCGCCTACGTCGCCCTCGGCTGGGTCGCAATCTTTTACATGCCTCAGCTCTATGCCGGCGGCGGTGCAGCCGTCATCGCGCTCATCATCGCGGGTGGCGTCGCCTACACGCTCGGCGCGGTTGTCTACGGCACGAAAAAGCCCAACCCCTCACCGGCGTGGTTCGGCTTCCACGAAATCTTCCACTCGTTCACGGTTGTGGGTTTCGTATGCCACCTCGTCGCCGTGTGGCTATCGGTCGTCTAA
- the uppS gene encoding polyprenyl diphosphate synthase, with amino-acid sequence MGDVNSSRNPDTSPPAASSAERGPRHVGIILDGNRRWARAKGLEVSEGHRAGATVVLDAIDWARESGVEILSLWLLSTDNFRRPEAELAQLFDIITDLARAVAHKGYPLRILCAENVLPAPLAERLHALTSAESATEKAERNSPFEVNLAIGYGGRREIIEAVHALIDEEIARGGDLTSLRTAVSEGSVGTHLSTAGQSAPDLLIRTSGEQRLSGFLLWQSVHSELVFCEALWPDFTRGDFDAALDEYASRERRFGA; translated from the coding sequence ATGGGGGACGTGAATTCTTCGAGAAACCCCGACACTTCGCCGCCCGCCGCGTCTTCAGCGGAGCGTGGGCCGCGCCATGTCGGCATCATTCTCGACGGTAATCGGCGATGGGCGCGTGCGAAGGGGCTCGAGGTCTCCGAAGGTCACCGCGCCGGTGCCACGGTAGTTCTCGACGCCATCGACTGGGCACGCGAGAGCGGGGTCGAAATCCTCTCGCTTTGGTTGCTCTCCACCGATAACTTCCGAAGGCCCGAGGCGGAGCTCGCGCAGCTCTTTGACATCATCACCGACCTTGCGCGCGCAGTCGCCCACAAGGGCTACCCACTACGTATTCTGTGCGCTGAGAACGTGCTGCCCGCCCCCCTCGCCGAGCGACTCCATGCGCTGACTTCCGCGGAAAGTGCGACCGAGAAAGCGGAGCGGAATTCGCCCTTCGAGGTCAACCTGGCGATTGGCTACGGCGGCAGGCGCGAGATTATCGAGGCCGTCCACGCCCTCATCGACGAGGAAATCGCGCGCGGGGGAGACCTCACGAGCCTGCGCACCGCCGTGAGCGAAGGTAGCGTCGGAACCCACCTCTCCACCGCCGGTCAAAGTGCACCGGACCTGCTTATTCGCACCTCCGGAGAACAGCGGCTTTCAGGCTTTCTCCTGTGGCAATCCGTGCACTCCGAACTCGTGTTTTGCGAGGCGTTGTGGCCAGACTTCACGCGCGGCGATTTCGATGCCGCTCTCGACGAATACGCGAGCCGGGAGCGTCGCTTCGGCGCTTAA
- a CDS encoding PhoH family protein encodes MNAPLTYVLDTSVVLADPHSIFRFAEHHVVLPIVVITELEGKRHHSELGYFARQSLRILDELRETHGTLAEPLPLGTQGGTLRVELNHQSPENLPDGFRLGDNDTRILSVAKNLQVEGAEVVLVSKDLPMRIKASASGLKAEEYRAELARDRAYTGITSAEITEEQMAALWSEENGARHVGIEIPELAELGTHTGLKLSSPRGSALARVLPSGNARLVPGDSNVFGVTGRSAEQRIAIDLLLDDDLSIVSLGGRAGTGKSALALCAGLEAVLEKRHQRKIMVFRPLYAVGGQELGYLPGDHDDKMGPWAQAVFDTLGSMVSSAVVDEVLGRGLLEVLPLTHIRGRSLHDAFVIVDEAQSLERNVLLTMLSRIGQNSRVVLTHDVAQRDNLRVGRYDGVASVVEALKGNELFAHVTLQRSERSRVAELVTRVLDAPIS; translated from the coding sequence ATGAATGCGCCGCTGACCTATGTTCTCGATACGTCCGTTGTGCTGGCGGACCCCCACTCGATCTTTCGATTCGCGGAGCACCACGTTGTGCTCCCGATCGTGGTGATCACGGAACTGGAAGGAAAGCGGCACCACTCCGAACTCGGGTACTTTGCGCGCCAATCCCTGCGCATCCTCGATGAGCTGCGCGAGACTCACGGCACACTCGCCGAGCCACTCCCGCTCGGAACCCAGGGCGGCACACTGAGAGTTGAACTCAACCACCAGAGCCCCGAGAACCTTCCCGACGGCTTCCGCCTTGGAGACAACGACACGCGCATCCTCTCCGTGGCGAAAAACCTCCAGGTCGAAGGGGCCGAGGTCGTGCTCGTTTCAAAAGACCTGCCGATGCGCATTAAGGCGAGCGCCTCGGGACTGAAAGCCGAGGAGTACCGCGCGGAACTCGCGCGCGATCGTGCGTACACGGGCATCACGTCCGCCGAGATCACCGAAGAGCAGATGGCAGCGCTGTGGAGTGAAGAAAACGGCGCGCGCCACGTGGGCATCGAGATCCCGGAGCTTGCCGAACTTGGCACCCACACGGGCCTCAAACTTTCCTCTCCTCGTGGTTCCGCTCTCGCGCGCGTGCTTCCAAGCGGCAACGCGCGCCTCGTGCCGGGGGATAGCAATGTGTTTGGGGTGACGGGCCGCAGCGCCGAACAACGCATTGCGATTGATCTCCTCCTCGACGATGACCTCTCGATCGTGAGCCTCGGCGGCCGCGCAGGCACGGGCAAGTCAGCGCTCGCCCTGTGCGCGGGGCTCGAGGCCGTTCTCGAAAAACGACACCAACGCAAGATCATGGTGTTCCGGCCGCTGTACGCGGTTGGTGGGCAAGAGCTCGGCTATCTCCCCGGCGACCACGACGACAAGATGGGGCCGTGGGCACAAGCCGTGTTCGACACGCTCGGCTCGATGGTCTCCAGCGCGGTCGTGGATGAGGTACTCGGGCGAGGCCTCCTCGAGGTTCTCCCGCTGACCCACATTCGAGGCCGCTCTCTCCACGACGCCTTCGTGATCGTTGACGAGGCGCAGTCGCTCGAACGGAACGTGCTGCTCACGATGCTTTCGCGAATCGGCCAAAACTCACGCGTAGTGCTCACTCACGACGTGGCTCAGCGCGACAACCTGCGCGTCGGTCGATACGACGGCGTTGCCTCCGTGGTCGAGGCGCTCAAAGGTAACGAGCTCTTCGCCCACGTGACGCTGCAGCGTTCCGAGCGCTCGAGGGTCGCCGAACTCGTGACCCGCGTGCTCGACGCGCCGATTTCGTAA
- a CDS encoding class II fumarate hydratase has protein sequence MTGTENFRIEHDTMGEVRVPVSALYGAQTQRAVENFPISHRPLAPSNIHALAEVKRAAALANAELGVLDNARATAIARAAEHVSAGEFDAQFPIDVYQTGSGTSSNMNMNEVLARLASTDALLVHPNDHVNASQSSNDTFPTSVHLAVTRDVTESLVPALEALKEALERKEEEFASVVKSGRTHLMDATPVTLGQEFGGYAAQVRYGIERVTAAITRTAELPLGGTAVGTGINTPAGFAPRVIEILRERTGLPLTEARNHFEAQSARDALVEMSGALRTLAVSLTKICNDLRWMGSGPNTGLGEIALPDLQPGSSIMPGKVNPVVPEAVLMVCARVVGNDAAIAWGGAQGAFELNVQIPLMGTALLESITLLSNSVRVLATKTIEGIRANEDRARFFAEASPSVVTPLNRLIGYENAAAIAKHAVAHRVSVREATIALGYVERGELTEEQLDSALDVSAMTTPPASTPGE, from the coding sequence ATGACCGGTACCGAGAACTTCCGTATCGAGCACGACACCATGGGCGAGGTACGCGTTCCGGTTTCGGCGCTCTACGGCGCCCAGACCCAACGTGCAGTCGAGAATTTCCCCATCTCCCATCGTCCTCTCGCACCCTCGAACATCCACGCACTCGCGGAAGTGAAGCGCGCCGCTGCACTCGCCAACGCCGAGCTCGGTGTTCTCGACAACGCCCGCGCGACGGCGATCGCACGAGCAGCCGAGCACGTGAGCGCAGGCGAGTTTGACGCGCAGTTCCCGATCGACGTGTACCAGACGGGCTCGGGCACGAGTTCGAACATGAACATGAATGAAGTGCTCGCCCGTCTCGCAAGCACGGACGCGCTTCTCGTGCACCCGAACGACCACGTCAATGCCTCGCAATCGAGTAACGACACGTTCCCCACCTCGGTGCACCTCGCGGTCACCCGCGACGTTACGGAAAGCCTTGTGCCGGCTCTCGAGGCTCTCAAGGAGGCCCTCGAGCGCAAAGAAGAGGAGTTCGCGAGCGTCGTCAAGAGCGGCCGCACGCACCTCATGGACGCGACCCCGGTCACGCTCGGCCAGGAGTTCGGCGGCTACGCCGCGCAAGTGCGCTACGGGATCGAGCGAGTGACGGCCGCGATCACCCGCACCGCCGAGCTCCCGCTTGGTGGAACCGCCGTGGGGACAGGGATCAATACCCCCGCCGGATTCGCTCCCCGTGTGATTGAGATTCTCCGCGAGCGCACGGGCCTTCCACTCACGGAGGCCCGCAACCACTTTGAGGCGCAATCGGCGCGCGATGCGCTCGTGGAGATGAGCGGCGCGCTGCGCACGCTCGCGGTGTCGCTCACGAAGATCTGCAACGATTTGCGCTGGATGGGCTCGGGCCCCAACACGGGTCTCGGGGAAATTGCGCTCCCCGATCTCCAGCCGGGCAGTTCAATCATGCCCGGGAAGGTCAATCCGGTTGTTCCCGAGGCGGTTCTCATGGTGTGCGCGCGCGTCGTGGGCAATGACGCGGCGATCGCGTGGGGTGGTGCGCAAGGGGCGTTCGAACTCAACGTCCAGATCCCCCTTATGGGCACGGCGCTTCTGGAATCAATCACGCTTTTGTCGAACTCCGTGCGCGTCCTCGCAACGAAAACGATCGAGGGAATCCGCGCGAACGAGGATCGCGCACGCTTCTTTGCCGAGGCCTCTCCCTCGGTCGTCACGCCTCTCAATAGACTCATTGGGTACGAGAACGCGGCGGCGATCGCGAAGCACGCGGTCGCGCATCGCGTTTCCGTTCGAGAAGCGACGATCGCCCTCGGTTACGTCGAGCGCGGCGAGCTCACCGAAGAGCAGCTCGATTCCGCGCTCGACGTGTCGGCGATGACCACTCCCCCGGCCTCAACCCCGGGCGAGTAG
- a CDS encoding carbohydrate kinase family protein translates to MSTYLTIGEALTDIVIRTDAPTAEFPGGSPMNVAVALGRLGHTSHLLTHIGDDERGRAIERHVEASNVSLTQGSIKPGTTTSTAAATIGEGGAATYEFDITWDPDPRDLPAKVEAVHTSSIAATLDPGADTLRTVVASLRESALISYDPNARPSLMGDPSLARKPIEENIALADIVKASDEDLEWLYETSDIDQAAQSWLRRGVKLAVITRGGQGATAFTARGRVDIPGVRVDVADTVGAGDTFSAGLLDALSRKGLLGAEGREKIATLEATEIEEILSHAALLASVTVSRAGANPPWARDIADRCTLSPAED, encoded by the coding sequence GTGAGCACCTATCTAACAATCGGCGAAGCCCTGACAGACATCGTGATCCGCACCGACGCCCCAACGGCTGAGTTCCCGGGCGGCTCGCCCATGAACGTGGCCGTTGCCCTTGGCCGTCTCGGTCACACGTCGCACCTTCTCACGCACATCGGTGACGATGAGCGTGGACGCGCAATCGAGCGTCACGTGGAAGCATCAAACGTTTCGCTCACGCAGGGTTCGATCAAGCCGGGAACGACTACATCGACCGCCGCGGCGACGATCGGCGAGGGTGGCGCGGCAACCTACGAGTTCGATATCACGTGGGATCCGGATCCGCGCGATCTTCCCGCAAAAGTCGAGGCGGTGCACACGAGCTCGATTGCCGCGACGCTCGATCCCGGTGCCGATACCCTCCGCACGGTCGTGGCTTCGCTCCGCGAGAGCGCCCTCATCTCTTACGACCCGAATGCTCGCCCGAGCCTCATGGGTGATCCTTCGCTCGCGCGCAAACCGATCGAGGAGAACATCGCGCTCGCCGACATCGTGAAGGCTTCCGACGAAGACCTCGAGTGGCTCTACGAGACGAGCGATATCGATCAAGCGGCCCAGTCGTGGCTTCGCCGCGGGGTGAAGCTCGCGGTCATCACGCGCGGCGGGCAGGGCGCAACAGCATTCACGGCGAGAGGCCGCGTGGACATTCCAGGCGTGCGCGTCGACGTTGCAGACACAGTCGGCGCGGGCGACACCTTTTCGGCTGGCCTTCTCGATGCGCTTTCGCGCAAGGGCCTCCTCGGAGCTGAAGGCCGCGAGAAAATTGCCACGCTCGAGGCCACCGAAATCGAAGAAATCCTCTCGCACGCCGCCCTCCTTGCCTCGGTAACCGTTTCGCGCGCCGGAGCGAACCCGCCGTGGGCGCGCGACATTGCTGACCGCTGCACGCTTTCCCCCGCGGAGGACTGA
- a CDS encoding DUF4245 family protein, which translates to MSESHERPQRKKRELPTKKNTSVRNLVWAIGLNLIVVAIAAVVIVGLGRNDRDTTTSAHSNVNVEESAARASEALGFRAADAEPEGFTVRDAQMSMAEPAFWEVRYTSPSGALETLLQAQTDFSTLSPRIRGKVTQADYFEITGTECAQLNVEVRSTDKDSGGTKAATGLVCSARETTLIVYGPGEKDEHLALMKAALDRVNK; encoded by the coding sequence ATGTCCGAATCACACGAGAGACCTCAGCGGAAAAAGCGCGAACTGCCCACGAAGAAAAACACCTCGGTGAGAAACCTGGTGTGGGCAATCGGACTCAATCTCATCGTTGTGGCGATTGCGGCGGTCGTGATCGTTGGTCTCGGTCGAAACGACAGGGATACGACCACATCCGCGCACTCCAACGTCAATGTGGAAGAGAGCGCTGCTCGTGCGAGCGAGGCACTCGGATTTCGTGCGGCTGATGCTGAACCCGAAGGTTTCACGGTGCGCGACGCGCAAATGTCGATGGCAGAACCGGCCTTCTGGGAGGTGCGCTACACCTCGCCCTCCGGTGCGCTGGAAACACTGCTGCAGGCGCAAACGGATTTTTCCACGCTCTCCCCTCGAATCCGCGGAAAAGTCACGCAGGCGGACTACTTTGAGATCACGGGCACCGAATGCGCCCAACTCAATGTCGAGGTTCGCTCAACCGATAAGGACAGTGGGGGTACCAAGGCCGCGACGGGCCTCGTGTGCTCCGCTCGAGAAACGACGCTCATCGTGTACGGGCCGGGGGAGAAAGATGAGCATCTCGCGCTCATGAAGGCCGCCCTCGACCGTGTCAACAAGTGA
- the pcp gene encoding pyroglutamyl-peptidase I: MSILVTAFDPFGGEKINPALEAVKALPAEIAGEKIVTVEVPTVFGKAIEAATAAIDEHQPSAVLCVGQAGGRFDITPERVAINIDDARIADNEGQQPIDEPVVEGAPPAYFATLPIKAMAQAIREAGVPSSVSNSAGTFVCNHIMFGVLHHLATVGPRETRGGFVHVPFIPEQTVGKPGQPSLSTETITKGLAAAIAAIVENESDVATAEGATH; this comes from the coding sequence ATGTCAATCCTTGTGACTGCATTTGACCCGTTTGGCGGGGAAAAAATCAATCCCGCACTCGAAGCCGTGAAGGCGCTTCCCGCCGAAATCGCGGGAGAAAAGATCGTCACTGTCGAAGTACCGACCGTGTTCGGCAAAGCGATTGAGGCCGCAACCGCCGCAATCGACGAGCACCAACCAAGCGCCGTGCTCTGTGTTGGCCAGGCTGGCGGCCGCTTCGACATCACGCCCGAGCGCGTCGCGATCAACATCGACGATGCGCGCATTGCCGACAACGAGGGTCAACAGCCGATCGATGAGCCTGTGGTCGAAGGCGCTCCCCCCGCGTACTTTGCCACGCTTCCGATTAAGGCGATGGCGCAAGCGATCCGCGAAGCAGGCGTCCCCTCGTCCGTCTCAAACTCCGCGGGCACGTTCGTGTGCAACCACATCATGTTTGGCGTGCTCCATCACCTGGCAACCGTCGGACCCCGCGAAACACGCGGTGGGTTCGTGCACGTTCCCTTCATCCCTGAGCAGACCGTTGGCAAGCCCGGCCAGCCCTCGCTCTCCACGGAGACGATCACGAAGGGACTCGCTGCCGCTATCGCCGCGATCGTAGAAAACGAAAGCGACGTGGCAACGGCCGAGGGCGCCACGCACTGA
- a CDS encoding DUF979 domain-containing protein produces the protein MTPDIVIGEFFFILVGVIFAITGGLCGKDAALKNRIPAATFWFILAFAFIAGPWVPAWLIGICVIALATITAVWGVKPAAVDRPDPAHVEERASKLGYKVFIPALSLAVFALVAATVYQKLEMPTYLAVGTGAVLATVVGLIVTKAPAKFVAIDGARLTMDVGPVGILPQLLAALGAVFTAAGVGEVIANTVAKVIPAHNPLIGVIAYCVGMALFTVIMGNGFAAFSVITVGIGIPFVVAQGGNPIVVAALGLTAGYCGTLLTPMAANFNVVPAVLLEMKDKYGVIKSQAVTATLLLLVHIVLMYTLAF, from the coding sequence ATGACCCCCGATATCGTGATCGGCGAATTCTTTTTCATTCTCGTCGGCGTGATCTTCGCGATCACGGGTGGCCTGTGCGGGAAAGATGCCGCACTCAAGAACCGCATCCCCGCAGCAACCTTCTGGTTCATTCTCGCGTTCGCGTTTATCGCCGGTCCGTGGGTTCCGGCGTGGCTCATCGGCATCTGCGTCATTGCGCTTGCCACGATCACCGCCGTGTGGGGCGTAAAGCCCGCCGCGGTGGATCGCCCCGACCCCGCGCACGTCGAGGAACGCGCCTCGAAACTCGGCTACAAAGTGTTTATTCCCGCGCTGTCGCTCGCCGTTTTCGCGCTCGTCGCGGCAACCGTGTACCAGAAACTCGAGATGCCCACCTACCTCGCGGTGGGAACCGGCGCCGTGCTCGCCACCGTCGTGGGGCTCATCGTCACGAAGGCGCCCGCAAAGTTCGTGGCGATCGACGGTGCGCGCCTCACGATGGACGTCGGGCCGGTGGGGATCCTGCCCCAGCTTCTCGCGGCCCTCGGTGCGGTGTTTACCGCCGCGGGTGTGGGCGAGGTCATCGCGAACACCGTCGCCAAGGTCATTCCTGCGCACAATCCCCTCATCGGTGTCATCGCCTACTGCGTAGGAATGGCACTGTTCACCGTGATTATGGGGAACGGCTTTGCGGCGTTCTCCGTGATCACCGTAGGCATCGGTATCCCCTTCGTGGTCGCGCAAGGCGGCAACCCGATCGTGGTGGCGGCGCTAGGACTGACAGCCGGCTACTGCGGCACACTTCTCACTCCCATGGCGGCGAACTTCAACGTGGTTCCCGCGGTCTTGCTCGAGATGAAAGACAAGTACGGAGTCATCAAATCGCAGGCCGTGACCGCCACGCTGCTTTTGCTTGTCCATATCGTGCTGATGTACACACTCGCGTTCTAA